The Deltaproteobacteria bacterium region CCACGGCTTGGCGTCGATCCCTCGGGCGCACGGGAAGGGAGGTCGGCGTTGGCGTACACCTCGAGCGTTCGCGTGCTCGGTCTCCCGCTCTTTGAGTACCAGGGGGGCTCGCTGGTCGAGGGCTCCTATCGGCGCGGGGTCGCCCGTGCGTGGGTGGCGGTCGGCGACGTCGCGTTCGGCGCCTTGTTCGCGGCCGGCGGCGTTGCGGTCGGAGGCGTTGCAATCGGCGGCCTGTCGCTGGGCCTCGTCGGCATCGGGGGTCTCGCGCTCGGTGGGCTTGCGCTCGGGGGCGGCGCGGCGGGCGTCTGGTCCGTCGCCGGGGCAGCGTTCGGGCTGCACGCGGCGCTGGGCGGGCTCGCGGTCGCTGGCGCCTACGCAGTGGGTGGGCTGGCGGTGGCGCGCCACGCCAATGATGCCGTGGCCGCGGAGTTCTTCCTCCGGAATCCCTTCATCCAGCTCGCGAGGAGCGCGTTGAGCTGGTCGTGGGTGCTCGTGGCGGTTCCCGCGCTCGTCGCCCTGGCGTCCCGGTGGCGGGCGCCGCGCGGATGAGGCGGGCCGGAGCGCCCGGAGCGGGCCGGCACGACGGGGCTCCTGCCCGAGCGCGCCCGTGAGCCCACCCCGGCCACGCTTCCCCGGCGCGCACCTCGCGACCCGGCGGCCGCTGGCTGATCGCAGCCACGCGCGGCAGACTCCCTCCATCCGCCGGCGCGTCCGGCCCTTGCCGCCCGGCGAAGCCAGCGCCCCCGCTGCCGCGTCCCGCGCGCCCCCTCCGCTCCGCCCGCTACGCGAAACCCGAGGGCCCGGAGGACTCCGCATGTCGATCGCCCCCCGCCTGCGCTGGTACCTCGATGCGCAAGGCGTCCGCTACGAGCTGATCCCGCATCCCCACTCGGCGAGCAGCGCGGAGACGGCGCGCGCGGCCGCGCTGCCGCTCGAGACGCTCGCGAAGCCGGTGCTGCTCGAGGACGAGCAGGGCTACGTGATGGCGCTGGTGCCCGCCTCGTGCCGGGTGGACCTGCGCAGCCTGTCGGAGCAGCTCCACCGCGAGCTCACGCTCGCAGGCGAGCGGGAGATGGCCCCGCTGTTCCACGACTGCGAGCAGGGCGCGCTGCCGGCGCTCGGGTCACCCTACCGGATCCCGACCGTGTACGACGACGCGCTCGCCGAGCTGCGCGAGGTCTGCTTCGAGGCCGGCGACCACGAGGACGTGGTGCGCATGGCAGGCGCCGAGTTCGTGCGCCTGCTGGCGGGCGCGAAGCACGGGCGCTTCAGCGTTCCGCTCTAGCGGACGGTCTCGTGCCCGCGCCGGACCTCGCCAGGACGGCGTGCGCCGCGCGCTAGAGCCAGCTCCCCACCAGCGGCTCGAGCAGCCGGATCACCGCGAACGAGACCGCACCGACCGCGAGCGCGATCCAGAGCCCCGCCGCGAGCGGGCGCAGGCCGAGGCTGCGCAGGCGTGCCAGGTGGGTACCGAGCCCGACCGACGCCATCGCGACCGTCAGGCACGCGCTCGACAGCCAGGCGGCGGCGTCGAGGCCCGCGTGCCAGGTCTCGGGAGCGAGCAGGCCGAACGGGCGTTCGCCGAGGTCGCCGAGCGTGCGCAGCGCGGTCAGCCCGACGAAGACGAACACGAAGCCGGGCAGCGCCTGGTGCCAGTCGAGCCGCCGGCCCGGCCCGTGCGCGGCGCTGCGCTGGTGGAGCAGGGCGACGCCCGGGATCACCACGAGCATGCACAGGTTGCGGACCAGCTTGGTGACGGTGGCCGTGTCGAGCGCCGCCCGCTCGCCGTACTGCTGGAGGTAGAGCAGGCCGGCGCCGGCCACCTGCGCGGTGTCGTGGATCGCGGTGCCGAGGAAGAGGCCCGCACGGGCGGCATCGCCCCCGAAGAGCGCGTGCGAGAGGAACGGGTAGGCGAGCAGCGCCAGCAGGCCGAAGACGGTGATGCAGCCGACCGCGTAGCTGGTCTCGTCGTCGTCGGCGCCGATCACCGGCGCGGTCGCGACGATCGCGGTGTTGCCGCAGATCGCGGTGCCGACCGCGATCAGCGTCGCGAGCCGGGGCGGCAGCGCGAGACGCCGGCCGACGAACGCGGCGAACGCCAGGGCGGCGGCGATGCAGGCCGCGACCACCGGCAGCGCGACGAGCCCGATCGCGCCCGCGGCACCGAGGCTGAGCTGGACGCCGAGCAGCGCGACGCCGACGCGCAGCACGCGCTTGAGCCCGAGCCGCACGCCGGCTTCGTAGACGCCCGGCAGGCCGATCGTGTTGCGGATCCCGAGGCCGAGCAGGATCGCGACCAGGATCGGGCTCACCGGGCTGCGCTCGAAGCCGAGCAACGAGGTGCCGACGCCGCGTGCGCCCGCGAACGCCGCGGCCGCGATCAGCGCGGTCAGCGCCAGCCCGGGCAGGGTCGCGCCGGCCAGCGCGAAGAGCTCGTTGGCGCGCCGTCCCGCGCTCGAGCGTGCCACCCGCTCGGCCGGGGTCTCGGCCGGATCGGTCCAGTCCGGCAGACCCTCGTAGCTGTCGATCCAGCGCGCCAGCGCCGGATTCTCGTAGGGGTTGGTCGGTGAGGGCGACGTCGTCATGCGCGGAGGGTACCCCGCGCGGGCGGTGCGCTCAGAGCACGATCTTCGCGACCAGGGCCTCGAGGGTGCCGGCGCTGCTCGCGGCCCGGTCGGTCGCCGGGTAGAGGATCCTCTCCTCCTTGCCGTTGTGGGCGTAGAGGAGGGCGGTGAGGGAGGCCAGCGGCGTCGTGTAGCCCCCCTCGCTGCCCTGCTCGAGGCGGGAGGCGATCTCCCCGAGGAGCTTGCGGATGTCGACGTGCTCGGCGCACATCACCCGGGTCGGGCCCGCGGTGACGCCGGTCAGCTCCTCGAAGGCCGGGAAGAGGATCTCCTC contains the following coding sequences:
- a CDS encoding putative sulfate exporter family transporter, whose product is MTTSPSPTNPYENPALARWIDSYEGLPDWTDPAETPAERVARSSAGRRANELFALAGATLPGLALTALIAAAAFAGARGVGTSLLGFERSPVSPILVAILLGLGIRNTIGLPGVYEAGVRLGLKRVLRVGVALLGVQLSLGAAGAIGLVALPVVAACIAAALAFAAFVGRRLALPPRLATLIAVGTAICGNTAIVATAPVIGADDDETSYAVGCITVFGLLALLAYPFLSHALFGGDAARAGLFLGTAIHDTAQVAGAGLLYLQQYGERAALDTATVTKLVRNLCMLVVIPGVALLHQRSAAHGPGRRLDWHQALPGFVFVFVGLTALRTLGDLGERPFGLLAPETWHAGLDAAAWLSSACLTVAMASVGLGTHLARLRSLGLRPLAAGLWIALAVGAVSFAVIRLLEPLVGSWL
- a CDS encoding hemerythrin domain-containing protein, whose translation is MTEADAAAPETVTDLFGRDHRRLDALLADAKRALAAGEPARATPLFTAFREGLERHIVAEEEILFPAFEELTGVTAGPTRVMCAEHVDIRKLLGEIASRLEQGSEGGYTTPLASLTALLYAHNGKEERILYPATDRAASSAGTLEALVAKIVL
- a CDS encoding YbaK/EbsC family protein; its protein translation is MSIAPRLRWYLDAQGVRYELIPHPHSASSAETARAAALPLETLAKPVLLEDEQGYVMALVPASCRVDLRSLSEQLHRELTLAGEREMAPLFHDCEQGALPALGSPYRIPTVYDDALAELREVCFEAGDHEDVVRMAGAEFVRLLAGAKHGRFSVPL